The following nucleotide sequence is from Streptomyces sp. HUAS CB01.
CGCCGCCACCCTGGCGCGCGCCGGCGTCGCCGAGGTCGTCGTCGCCAACCGCACCCGTGAGCGCGCCGAACGGCTGGTGCAGATCCTGACCGAGCCCGGCGGGACGGGCGTCCGCGCCCGGGCCGTCGACATGGCCTCCGTCGGCGACGAACTGACACGTGCCGACGTCGTCGTCTCCTGCACGGGCGCGACCGGGCTGGTGCTCAGGGCGGAGGAGGTCGAGGCCGCCATCGCGGGCCGCGAGGGACGGCCGGCGCTGCTCGACCTCGCCATGCCCAGGGACATCGACGCCGCCGTCCACCGGATCGACGGTGTCCGGCTCGTCGACATCGAGTCGCTCGCCGAGGCGTCCGCGGACGCCCCCATGGCAGCCGACGTCGACCGGGTGCGGACCATCGTGGCCGCCGAGGTCGCCGCGTTCGGCGCCGCCCAGCGTGCCGCGCACATCACGCCGACCGTGGTCGCCCTGCGCGCCATGGCCGCCGATGTCGTGGCGGGCGAGATCGCCCGGCTGGAGGGCCGGCTGCCCGATCTCGACGAGCGCCAGCGCTCCGAGGTATCCCAGACGGTCCGCAGGGTCGTCGACAAGCTCCTGCACGCGCCCACCGTGCGGATCAAGCAGCTCGCGGCCGAACCCGGCGGCGCCGGGTACGCGGACGCGCTGCGCACACTCTTCGACCTCGACCCGGAGACGGTCGCCTCCGTCAGCCGGGCCGACGTCACCGACGCCGACATCAAGAACCGAGGGCGAGTATGACCGAGAGGGCATCGGGGACCGAGCGGCCCCTGCGGCTCGGAACCAGGCGCAGCAAGCTCGCCATGGCCCAGTCCGGGCATGTGGCGGAGGCGGTGCGACAGCTGACCGGCCGCTCCGTCGAGCTGGTGGAGATCACCACGTACGGCGACACCTCGCGCGAGCAGCTGGCGCAGATCGGCGGCACCGGTGTGTTCGTCACCGCGCTGCGCGACGCGCTGCTCGCGGGCGAGGTCGACTTCGCGGTGCACTCGCTGAAGGACCTGCCGACCACGCAGCCGGACGACCTCGCCCTGGCCGCGATCCCGCGACGCGAGGACCCGCGTGACGTCCTGGTCGCCCGGGACGGGCTGACGCTCGACCGGCTCCCGCACGGCGCCCGGGTGGGCACCGGCTCGCCGCGCCGGATGGCTCAGCTCAACGCGTACGCCCGCTCGCACGGGCTGCAGATCGAGACCGTGCCGATCCGCGGGAACGTCGACACCCGCATCGGTTTCGTGCGGAACGGGGAACTGGACGCGGTGGTTCTCGCCGCGGCCGGTCTGAACCGCATCGGCCGGATCGACGAGGCGACCGACTTCCTGCCGGTCGACGCGATCCTGCCCGCCCCCGGTCAGGGGGCCCTGGCGGTGGAGTGCCCGGCGGCCGACACCGCCCTCGCCGCCACGCTCGCCGAGCTCGACGACCCGTACACCCGGGCCGCCGTGACCGCCGAGCGGTCCCTGCTCGCCGCACTGGAGGCCGGCTGCAGTGCGCCCGTGGGCGCGCTGGCCGACCTGCCGGCCGACGAACAGGCTGTTCATGAGATGCGCCTGCGGGGCGTCGTCGGTACCACCGACGGTTCCACGCTGGTGCAGCTGTCCATCACCGGTCCCGTGCCCTCTTCGCACGACGAAGCGGTGGCACTCGGGCGCGAACTCGCCTCCGAGATGCTCGCCAAGGGCGCGGCCGGTCTTATGGGGGAGCGAGCACTTTGAGCCCCACCACCTCGAACGTCCCGGCTGGTCCCGTACACGGGCAGGTCACCTTCCTCGGCGCCGGTCCCGGTGATCCGGGCCTGCTGACGCTGCGCGCCGTCGAGGCGCTGGCGGGCGCGGACGTACTGATCGCCGAGCCGGAAGTCCTCGACGTCGTTCGCGGCCACGCGCGCGCCGGAGTGAGCACGCCTGAGCTGACGGTTGTTGACGATGCCTCAACAACCGCCGGTGTCCCGGTGTTGAGGGACGCGGCCAATCTTGTCATGGAGGCCGTGCGGGGCGGCAAGCGGGTGGTCCGTGCCGTGAGCGGGGACCCCGGACTCGACGGCGACGCCGGCGCCGAGATGCTCGCCTGCGCCGCCGAGGGCATCCCCTTCGACGTCGTGCCGGGTGTGGCGACCGCCGTGGGCGTGGCCGCCTACGCGGGTGTGCCCCTGCGGGACGCCCAGGGCACGGACGTGCGGTTCATCGACGCCAGGACGGCGGACGCCCGCTGCTGGACCGAGGTCGGTGCCTCCGACGGCACCGTCGTCGTGTCGACGACGCTGGACGCCGTGGCGTCCGCGGCCGGGGAGCTGGTGACGGCCGGGCGCAAGCCCGACACACCGCTGACGGTGACGGTGGCCGGTACGACGACGCGGCAGCGGACCTGGACGGCGACGCTCGGCACGATCGCCCAGGTCTTCAAGCAGGGCAAGGTGCTGCCGTCGCCCGAGGGCCATCGGCCGGTCATAGCCGTGGTCGGTGAGCGCAGCGCCGCGGCGCAGCGCGACCAGCTCGCCTGGTTCGAGTCCAAGCCGCTGTTCGGCTGGAAGGTGCTCGTGCCGCGCACGAAGGAGCAGGCCGCTTCGCTCTCCGACCAGCTCAGGTCCTACGGCGCCGTGCCGCACGAGGTTCCGACGATCGCCGTCGAGCCGCCTCGTACGCCGCAGCAGATGGAGCGCGCGGTCAAGGGACTGGTGACCGGCCGCTACGAGTGGATCGCCTTCACCTCGGTCAACGCCGTGAAGGCGGTGCGGGAGAAGTTCGAGGAGTACGGGCTGGACGCCCGCGCCTTCGCCGGGATCAAGGTCGCGGCCGTGGGCGAGCAGACGGCGAGGTCGCTGATCGAGTTCGGCGTCAAGCCGGATCTGGTGCCGAGCGGTGAGCAGTCGGCAGCGGGGCTGCTGGAGGACTGGCCGCCGTACGACCCGGTGTTCGACCCGATCGACCGGGTGTTCCTGCCGCGGGCCGACATCGCCACCGAGACCCTGGTGGCGGGACTGATCGAGCTGGGCTGGGAGGTCGACGACGTCACGGCCTACCGGACCGTGCGGGCCTCGCCGCCGCCGGCGGAGACCCGGGAGGCGATCAAGGGCGGCGGTTTCGACGCCGTGCTCTTCACCTCGTCGTCCACCGTGCGGAACCTGGTCGGCATCGCCGGCAAGCCGCACAACGTGACGGTGATCGCCTGTATCGGCCCCGCGACCGCGAAGACGGCGGAGGAGCACGGGCTGCGGGTCGACGTGCTGTCGCCCGAGCCGTCGGTGCACAAGCTGGCCGAGGCGCTCGCCGAGTTCGGGGCGCGGCGCCGGGAGGCCGCGCTGGAGGCCGGCGACCCGGTGACGCGGCCCAGCGAGCGGCGTCCGGGAGCGCGCAGACGCCGCACGACGTGAGGTCGTGGGACGTGATCGGAAAGGGGTCATGGGGTTGTTCCCCGTGGCCCCTTTCCGCTCGTTCCCGTTCGCTCCGGGCCGGACCGCGCCCGGAGCGGTCCGGCTGCTCTCCGGGGACAGCCTGTCGGCAAAAGCGGTCCGCCCACGGGCGTAGCGTGGTGGGCATGACTGTGTACGGATCCTTCCCCGGATCGCGGCCGCGACGGCTGCGGACCACCCCCGCGATGCGGCGCATGGTCGCCGAGACGCGGCTGCACCCCGCCGATCTGATCCTTCCCGCCTTCGTGCGGGAGGGCGTCAGCGAGCCCGTGCCGATCGGGGCGATGCCCGGGGTCGTGCAGCACTCGCTGGACACGCTGCGGAAGGCCGCGGTCGAGGCCCGGGAGGCAGGTGTCTCCGGGATCATGCTCTTCGGCGTGCCGGAGGACGCGAAGAAGGACGCCGCCGGTACCGCGGGCACCGACCCGGACGGGATCCTCCAGGTCGCCGTCCGCGCGGTGAAGGAGGAGGTCGGCGACGACCTCGTCGTCATGTCCGACCTGTGCCTGGACGAGTACACCGACCACGGCCACTGCGGGGTGCTCGACGCGGACGGCCGGGTCGACAACGACGCGACGCTGGAGCGGTACGCCGAGATGGCGCAGGTCCAGGCGGACGCGGGCGTCCACGTCGTCGGCCCGAGCGGGATGATGGACGGCCAGGTCGGGGTGGTCCGGGACGCGCTCGACACCATCGGCAAGGAGGACGTGGCGATCCTCGCGTACACCGCGAAGTACTCGTCGGCCTTCTACGGGCCGTTCCGCGAGGCGGTCGCCTCCTCCCTGAAGGGCGACCGCAAGTCGTACCAGCAGGATCCGGCGAATCTCCGGGAGTCCCTGCGGGAGCTGGCGCTCGACCTCGAGGAGGGCGCGGACATGGTCATGGTCAAGCCGGCGGGTCCCTACCTCGACGTGCTGGCGAAGGTGGCGGAGTCCGTGGACGTGCCCGTCGCCGCGTACCAGATCAGCGGCGAGTACGCGATGATCGAGGCCGCCGCGGAGAAGGGCTGGATCGAGCGCGACAAGGCGATCCTGGAGACCCTCACCGGGATCCGGCGCGCGGGCGCTCGGATGATC
It contains:
- the hemB gene encoding porphobilinogen synthase, which codes for MTVYGSFPGSRPRRLRTTPAMRRMVAETRLHPADLILPAFVREGVSEPVPIGAMPGVVQHSLDTLRKAAVEAREAGVSGIMLFGVPEDAKKDAAGTAGTDPDGILQVAVRAVKEEVGDDLVVMSDLCLDEYTDHGHCGVLDADGRVDNDATLERYAEMAQVQADAGVHVVGPSGMMDGQVGVVRDALDTIGKEDVAILAYTAKYSSAFYGPFREAVASSLKGDRKSYQQDPANLRESLRELALDLEEGADMVMVKPAGPYLDVLAKVAESVDVPVAAYQISGEYAMIEAAAEKGWIERDKAILETLTGIRRAGARMILTYWATEVAQKLARD
- a CDS encoding bifunctional uroporphyrinogen-III C-methyltransferase/uroporphyrinogen-III synthase, which translates into the protein MSPTTSNVPAGPVHGQVTFLGAGPGDPGLLTLRAVEALAGADVLIAEPEVLDVVRGHARAGVSTPELTVVDDASTTAGVPVLRDAANLVMEAVRGGKRVVRAVSGDPGLDGDAGAEMLACAAEGIPFDVVPGVATAVGVAAYAGVPLRDAQGTDVRFIDARTADARCWTEVGASDGTVVVSTTLDAVASAAGELVTAGRKPDTPLTVTVAGTTTRQRTWTATLGTIAQVFKQGKVLPSPEGHRPVIAVVGERSAAAQRDQLAWFESKPLFGWKVLVPRTKEQAASLSDQLRSYGAVPHEVPTIAVEPPRTPQQMERAVKGLVTGRYEWIAFTSVNAVKAVREKFEEYGLDARAFAGIKVAAVGEQTARSLIEFGVKPDLVPSGEQSAAGLLEDWPPYDPVFDPIDRVFLPRADIATETLVAGLIELGWEVDDVTAYRTVRASPPPAETREAIKGGGFDAVLFTSSSTVRNLVGIAGKPHNVTVIACIGPATAKTAEEHGLRVDVLSPEPSVHKLAEALAEFGARRREAALEAGDPVTRPSERRPGARRRRTT
- a CDS encoding glutamyl-tRNA reductase; the protein is MSLLVVGLSHRSAPVSVLERASLSTDTQGKLLQDALAAEPAAEAAVLATCNRIELYADVDKFHAGVAELSTLLSQHSGVGLEELTPYLYVHYEDRAVHHLFSVACGLDSMVVGEGQILGQIKDSLALGQELHSAGRLLNDLFQQSLRVGKRAHSETGIDRAGQSLVTFGLEQLADGTPTEEWAAGKSALVIGAGSMSSLAAATLARAGVAEVVVANRTRERAERLVQILTEPGGTGVRARAVDMASVGDELTRADVVVSCTGATGLVLRAEEVEAAIAGREGRPALLDLAMPRDIDAAVHRIDGVRLVDIESLAEASADAPMAADVDRVRTIVAAEVAAFGAAQRAAHITPTVVALRAMAADVVAGEIARLEGRLPDLDERQRSEVSQTVRRVVDKLLHAPTVRIKQLAAEPGGAGYADALRTLFDLDPETVASVSRADVTDADIKNRGRV
- the hemC gene encoding hydroxymethylbilane synthase translates to MTERASGTERPLRLGTRRSKLAMAQSGHVAEAVRQLTGRSVELVEITTYGDTSREQLAQIGGTGVFVTALRDALLAGEVDFAVHSLKDLPTTQPDDLALAAIPRREDPRDVLVARDGLTLDRLPHGARVGTGSPRRMAQLNAYARSHGLQIETVPIRGNVDTRIGFVRNGELDAVVLAAAGLNRIGRIDEATDFLPVDAILPAPGQGALAVECPAADTALAATLAELDDPYTRAAVTAERSLLAALEAGCSAPVGALADLPADEQAVHEMRLRGVVGTTDGSTLVQLSITGPVPSSHDEAVALGRELASEMLAKGAAGLMGERAL